The following is a genomic window from Longimicrobiaceae bacterium.
CCCACGTCTTCCCGCCCGGCCCCACCAGCTGCATCGCCTTCGCGTACTCTTCCGCCGGGATCCACGGGAAGCGCGAGAGGACGGAGGTGTTCTGGAACGGCGTCAGCTCCAGCATGCCGGGCTTGTCCCACGTGCGAAGCACGCCCACCAGGCGGTTGCACACCTTGCACTGGCCGTCGTAGACCACGGTGTACGGGCGGCCCATACCCGCGGCGCTGGCCTGCTCGCCGCCGAAGACGAAGTGCACCACGGGG
Proteins encoded in this region:
- a CDS encoding DUF393 domain-containing protein; this translates as PVVHFVFGGEQASAAGMGRPYTVVYDGQCKVCNRLVGVLRTWDKPGMLELTPFQNTSVLSRFPWIPAEEYAKAMQLVGPGGKTWAGAQAIEQLLEILPRGGMIGWVFKVPVVGWLFDKFYRWFARNRYRFGCGEHCVLHETKVDFGDAA